From Plasmodium coatneyi strain Hackeri chromosome 7, complete sequence:
AATATAAGTCGAATGATATGTGCACACCTTTTTAAACCAAATAAAAAGTCAAGATGATTTAACATCAAATgtattgggaaaaaaacgcgtaagtttatttttccgtttgcttttttaaacattttcgCAAAATGCGACATCCTTTATGTATGTCCAATAAATGAAGTTAACTTTTTTGTAAGCAACAACGTACGCACGTAACCCTGTCTATAGGGGTATTATCATTTATTAAACATGTTTGGCATAATTGGcataagaatttttttcccttttccacCATTTGTTTGTAAATTAATTTgttgcttcttttattttttttaattcctacACATAACGCTTTGCTTAATGAAGCAAAAACGTAACCTTATGTTcgttaatgtaaaaaattatgaacagttcatatatttttttttttttttttaaacccaTTCCTGCACACACCACGGGAAGTGACTAAATcagaaattttaattaaatgaaaaaacactaaatttttaaacatacttgtgtgtatattaaaCCGCAGAAATAGTGTACAACAAAATGACTCGTAAAACGTCCTTGGAGGGGGGATTTTCATACATACAGCGCTATTGCAGTTCCTCCATGTACATTTTCACgtctttttccatttctaccatattttaaaattgggaaaaaacacTACCCTTTTATGAaaacttttcccctttctcaAAAATATATTCGCAAAACATGGATGAAAATGCGTAAAACGATTCAATACACATGTAGACGACAAACCCCGCTTTAATGCGACAAAAGGGATACAATTCGAAACAAGAAacagtttatttttacaaaacattatttcccttttttttcccttaaaaatgtgaaaaaaaaatacctacAGAATGCATGTGCACgcatattcccctttttaaccaTTACACGTTTACATTTtgggtgaaggaaaaaaaaaaaaaaaaaaaaaaaacatgtcaTACCAAATTCACAAACACACCGCAAACGTTCTTTTGGGACTGTCTTAAAAACAAACATTTTGcatttcaaaaaaggaatgtcaGAATAGTTCTCTCATTCCACAAAATAAGGAACAATGgtgaaaatgtgtaaaagTACTTTTGCatattgtttattttttcatttatttctgttGTTATAATAGTGCAATTTTGTTAAGCTTTTGATTATTCATTTAATGAGTAACTGCAACAAATATTTGTTAGCAACTTagataatttgtttttttaattaacattATGGCTGACACAGCACTACACAGggtaaatatttatatgtatttttatgAGCACTCCCTTCTACATTTCCAAAAGGTGCGCACACAATTTTAATGAtgaaccatttttttgtctttaaATAGCCACAAAGGCGATTTAAAActataattttcttttgttccACTGCGGTGTATGCTGCAAGTATAAAAAGACTGGCTAAACAAGAGATATGCATTTTCTCATGTTACcttctgtgtatatatacattcttcTGCCGAGGAGGTACTTGTGATGCTATGCGTCTACACGTAAATCATGCAAACTGCTCTATAATCTAATCACACATGCATTTCTACAATTTGGCTTAAAGAATAAACACCTATGTGAATTAAATTTTAACGTAATGACGAAACGTTGAAGGGCGTATATCTTGCTCAATtgttatcttttttttaattaatacaAGTAAACGTATATCCAAAAGGGCTTTGACATTTCCATTTGAAGtttataaatgtacattttgatgcacaggaaaaaggaaaacctaTTTTCTACACGCTTTATGCTAATTTAAGATTACTCCATCGCACCCATAGCTACAattgtttgtattttttctaccAGTACAATGAACGGGAATGACAAAAATATAACTAGCGAAGTTTTgctaaatgaaaaaaagaatgtagaCTCAACAACAGAATCCGCAAAAGTTGAATATGATGCAAATAACCAATCGGATTTCAGCTCAGAATTTGAATTTAATTTCAAGAAGCACATTACGGACAGTTTCGAAGTTAAAAACAAAGGATTGTTTAAGCTTTCCCTAGGAAACAAAGTAAATTATAAATCCAATTCTGCTAATCATAGTGAAAGCGTAGCAGACAGGGGGAGCAACAAAAAACACCCAGGAAACAATCgcaaaaataatgaattGACAAAACTTAAACAGCTATCTCAAACTAAAAGGGAAAGTCTCCTTGAAAACAAAGATGAAGTAATAActaatttgaaaaaacacATAATTGTGCTAACGaaccaatttgaaaaaaaattaagtaaCATAGAAAATGCTCAGAAAGACAACTTTCAACTGGaacaaatttataaaaataaatattacttagatatgaaaaaggaaaaaagtaaggcaataaaaatttacgccgaaaatgaagaattacTAAAGAAAATTGATTAttataatgaattttttcaagaattaaaaaaaaaaattcgctgTCTCCAGAGGAATACTTTCACTCTTGTAGAACACTTTGGGACtgccaaaaatataaatctCTTTTTTAAGAGTGTAGAAGATATTTCATCCCTCATGCAATCCGTAGAACAGAAATGTTTCCAAAAGAATACGCataaagtgaaagaaaaaaatgaaaagctaAAAGTTGATAACTTGGaagatataaaaaatgaaaacaaaaaaaaacaaaaaaagccCCCCATGAAAAATACGCTTAGAATAGCAACCCCGTCTTATAGAAATCACAAAAATCCTGCAAGTTGCACAACtgaaaaacaagaaaaaaaacatcaagtATGCATTAATAAAGAAATACATTTACTGAatgattcatttttaaagcatTATGAAAGGACAAACAATCGAAATGATAATGTAAATAGCCctagaagaaacaaaaatacaTTTGGACATAAGAACAAATTAGGAAAAAGTAATTATGTAAAATTAGGGAATACACGAACTGAGAATAATATAGATTCTAAAAAAAGACGCAAAGTTACAAATTTCACCATACGAGTGAAAAACGTTTCTCCTGAAAATTCAGATGACATTCTACATTTGTTgagaaaaacaagaaaaattaaCTATTTATTAAGAAATTATTTAAAGACAGAAAATGATAAAACGATGAATTATCCacaagaaaatataaaaagtcATAGGAATGACGATGAGCCATTTATATCGGGCAAAACTAAAGAATGCATATTACGAAGTGACAATAATAGAGGTTCTACACTGCACAGTTCTACGTGTAAAAGGGAACGCATTGCTTAATCTATGGGAACAGTTAGGACAATGTTAAAACATTATcatgaaatagaaaaagagaaacaaatTCACACATTTACGTagcaaaaattgaaaataagaataaaaactCTAAAAAATCATTCTTAATTTTTAGGAGGATTCAATAAAGAGATAACTTATCCTTACACGTAATCATTAATATTGTTATGTGTAATCACATTGTCATAAAAATAGATCTACAGTAAATTATTCAAAATGTATTGATATTTCAAGAAAGCAAAAGTTTTAACTGTGTTATCAAGAGGTACaaatttatgcatttttaatACAATTATGTGAGACAGGAAAACgttatttttctctcttcacAAGAATATAACGGGCTCTTACACAATGCAAAAATGAGATGTCGTGCATTATAactaatattatatattaggatatgtacacttcctttcccattATTTAGTGATTTATACATGGGCAATGTGTAACAATGTACATTtcattaattaaaaatgtatagtGAACGTTTGTATGTCTACATAAATAttcttttcgttttgttATTCTTGTtgttttaaaatttctattAAACTTTTAAGAAtcaaagaaaaagacaaaatcAATACTATTCTTTAACATTATAGtagttatatttttaatagaCAAGTGCGGCCACGAGTCTGGCTTAAAAATTACGTTCTTAATAACGAAAAAACACCTTCTTGCCTTGTCTATTACCTTAAATctgtttgtaaaaaataaagctaTACAATTTAGATTGTTCAATTTCTGTGAATGGGTCATATTTTAATTAGTAAAAAATAGCTTAAGTTATTGTTTTACGAACACTTCTTGAGTATGAAAAATACTTCTATTTGCTGTGGACATTTTTCCACAATAtttgcaataaaaaaatgcgtcTTTCTTAATACTGCATTACCTCAAAATTCGTCAACAGAAATAGCTAACTTCTCATGTCAATTGCacaaagaaattaaaaattagcACTGTCCTTTATTTACAAAATACAAAGACACATTATCAAAATAAGTATTAAATTTACGAAGGTGCAATGGAAACCTTTTTCTCCGTAATTAGAATTgaataaaatgtataaatacattagtttaaccaaaaaaaaaaaaaggtcattAGATTGTTTTGCTCGTACATCTTTTTCGTCCCACATGTTTATCCATTGGTTTTGTCAGCTATTATCTATttaacttttcttttatattttaaggGTCTTTAATAGTTCTTTCACAATTTAgtacatgtataaatatCATCTTCTAAATGTTATAACCGTTAAAGTATTGAACACCGTgaaatagcaaaaaaaaattgttattcGTTAAAGAATGTCATAAAATGTAcagcataaaaaaagatattTTCTTTCACCATTTACCTTTGACAGgtcattacatatatgatcCTATATATGGTTAAATTATTACTTCGTTTTAATGCATTTTTAGATTAATTTcttttacatatacacagAAGTTTTTAATCATTATACTCGAATTGGTTATATATACTGTTTAAAACATGTTCGAAAaatacaattttaaaaaatgtgtcctTATTGTTTCTTTAATGTTTAAGGTTTTAAATTATCATTCATCTCACCAGGTTTTagaaaatacataaatacactTCTGCACCTAACAAATTACAATGTCTAaggaatataatatataaaaattagcACACGTTTTTACGGTTAATAAAAagtatattcataaaaataaataatactaaaaaagtatattatCATGGAATTTGATAATGAGTAGTATTCACTCATTTCTGTTatagtatataaaaaaaaaaaaaaggggagaagaacaaaatcaAATATAAAGTacaaacaggaaaaatatcttcctaaatataatatgcacagcatgtaaaaattaaatatggGTAATtgatattattataaattaaaataatataatataaatataaaaataaggctataataattaaaataaaacaatatattaattaaaataaaaatagtttttaaataattatataattactaaaatgttatatataattaattggaaatatttaaatatatggttaatataaattaatttaattaattaaatataaattataatttaataaaataaaaaattattttattaattaaaattataataaatatatattataaaaaaacaattatcttcaattttaattataaataaaatgataataaattaataataattaaatataacatgagattatattttaaaattaaattaataattaattaaattgtaataaaatgatattttattaaattgaacttacatattattttattttacttaaaaaaataatttaatcatataaaattaatttaaagacatatatatattaataattgatatatttaaaaaaaatataataatataattgttttattaattaataaaaacaagtaataaataataaaatcaaataaaataataaataatttatataaattaatatattttaaataagttAAATGAATAATCATTTAAACTTTTAatcaaatataaaaaacaaaattaatttgttatttaaatttaataaacatattaattaatataatatatatattaattaaatagaataaataaaaacaaataaatataattaataaatgtaatatatattaaatcattgaataaatatataatatattaaataaaattagcATGATTTAATTATCCATGAGGTAAAATGTAATAGTATATGATtaaatataaacaataattaaaattaatataagtacataatttaaatgaaattaaaaaaatataaataattataaatttaataaataatttaaataaaattaaaaaaaaatatatataattaattaatgTTTAATagtattttataaatatcacatataattaaataaaatataataataaattaattaaagttaaatataattaatacatatatatttaaaaataaaaaatattttaaaattataaattaattaatattcttgtaaatatatataagtttataaatattttattattttaatatataagaTAATATTGATTTATGAATTAGATCAAATTTcaatattaatttattaattatatgtcattaatttaatttaattaatatataaatatatttctttaaccaattaaaataaaatatattatataattaattaaaaatatataatagtagtaaaaataaaaaataaaaataaatatttaattaattgAATTGATAAGAATAAATcattaataaattaatatttgaCAAAGCAAGTATATTATATggtaaataatatataattatgttaattattatataataaaactaattaattattatttattttaacatataaattaatttattatattatcgttaattaaattattaaataatatatatttaatatatttttatttaattcaattattatttattagtctatttgttttaattatttttttattttctaattaattatatatttagaATTAACCATATtcttttaatatataatagtactttatttttaattatttaatataatatattaatttgaattttatttattttgatttgattatttaatttaattaaataatatttatcTTTAATAAATTACTTtctaaattaattaaaaaaatatatattatttaatatatatatttatttaataatttatataattttaattaattttaatccttttttatttttgttatttttaattttttttttttataattatgagtacttattatttatattttgtatttaaatatattgtttattaatttttatttacatttgttttattttatataaatttatacttttttatttatttaattcttaaaattaatatatatattttttatgtatttatattcaattttaattttttatttaaataaattatgtatatatttttatttattcctgtgtcatattaaaataattatttcctactgcattttatattttttaaatattctattttatgttaaatggcatttattattattatcatttttttttaaatacgtTTATAGTGAGATATATATGAGAAGGcaaatattttgtattttaattataattgcaTATATCGTATAATAAtatctaatttttttacaatatatAATAGTTATATAAAGGTTacattaaaaacaaaaattgttattaaaaatatcgTCCATTGCAACATATAATTTATGACGAACAGTGTATATAGAATTCCCAATTCTTCCCTCATTTATGAAGCATGTTAAATTTATCTGCAAATGCTTTTCTTAATCTtaactatttttttacattttaaagtTCTCATTGTGCATCCTACAAATATGTAGGAATTAATTATAATGAATTTCATACTCTTACACACATGGGTGTATACTAATCCAACCTTTATATAAGATTATATGTTTCCTGATAGTATGTGCTATTTAGACCTAGACAAGCTTTAAAGGAAACCATACTACTACTTTTTTGgaaatgtaaataaaatataaagttAATCCTTTCGGCACTACAAAAAGTAAAATGGAAGATAAGTATTATTGTGCATATGTTCAATATAGCAAGTTGTATGTGGCAGCTGTTATaagaatatataatgttattTATGAAAACtcttttggagaaaaaacaaaacaccTGTAAGTATATGGTCATCTTTCTAAATTTATTATTCGAAATCGCGAAATatatccacttttttttctaaaagcTCAGTTTATTCTAATGGTACATACTTTCAGAAATGATCTAGTGCAAGAACATATCAGAGGTTCATGCATAGAATGATGACTGTGAGCGAAATTTTCGAATTTTTCCCATCACAGAAAAAGTAATTTatgaatttatatatgcccccccattttttcttctaaattaatatttttagtTATGTATCATAACTAAATTTCGtataattttatattatagATAAACTTAATCTCCAGGTATAACCATTCACACTTTGTGCAACTTAACAGCACCAAGTTCTACATTTAATAgacaatttattttatacttgtattataaaatttattaataatgGCGATGATCACAAATGTAATCAAAAATCAATTATGAAAAgaacactttttaaaaatatatacttataattttttaaacatctTTTAACACAAATATActgaaatttgaaaaagaaaaaaacagaattgTTTATTGAATTCACAGAAAAATGGATGTAAATTCATAAAATGCTTCTTACATAAGACACATAACGAACAAAAGACATACACTTTATGTTATCATTGAAAACtggaaagaggaaaaatggagTAAGAAGCACAGTGCAGCGCACTTTTGttggaattttattttttcctattttattttaagaaTTATATACTTAATTTTGTGGGagattataatttttttcttttctttttttttaaaaaggggaataattcTAATTTGAAGTTCATAATGCAATTATGGTGAGAAGTTAATATGCTGAAAATACCGTTTTTTCATCTGAACCATTTTCAGGTTAGcatttttctattctttGCGTGTATCTCCTACCTGATGGCTTGAATAAATATGCTTGCTATTGTTCTCCCAAGTGAACCTAAAATTTATTCTGCTATTGTAAAAGTGTCCATAGGATAAGTTGCATTTGTTAACacttttttatctttattcTATctattgaaaattttatattaattttgtagaactatgaaaaaatagagaacGACGATTATAAGTTACGGTGGgacaaatataataatagcCTGTGGAGGAGGGGCACAAAATGTAACTGGCGGTGATGGGTATAGGAACGTTAAGGGGTTAGCAGGACAGTGTACTCGGAAAGGGGTAAAATATGCTGCCTTTTTAAGGCTTCCCATGTTTGTCCTGTTCATATGGATAGAACACAGCTCACACAGGGTAAACCAATAGGGGTGTGCTTAATGCGGTGTAACcattaaaccctgaacagaTGCACGGATTACTCACGTACGAATGTATCTATTGTGTGCACAAGTGAATCCAAACgtttcatatatttattctccTTCGCATTTGAATGTCCCCAACGGTGTTTAGACAGGAAACCATGGAATTGTGCAAGGGACCCCCCAGCGGGGACAAGTGATCGTACACAAGAGCACTAACAGATTAGTAGCAGAACCGCCAATGAATTTCGACGAAGTGTATGGGACATTCGAAGAAAacgttttggaaaaattaggGTACGATGAAGAACAATGCCAAACGGTAAAGAATTCTGTAAAGTCCTATTCCGATAAgataaaatggaatgtgGCAAATGAGCAGAGTGCAGAGGAATCTGAGAAAGGAAGTGGGGGATCAGATAACGCTTCAGATAAGAGAAATAGGGGAAAAGGGAATTATAAATGTGCAGGAATTTGGGGTTCGCTCATAGATTCAGTCGTAAATTACAAGCTTACATCCTTCACCATTCTTATCCTAGCTCTTGGATACTTTCAGTCTCGATACTTACTCGAAGTTATGAGCATAGTTATACTACTGAATGTATTTTGGGAGCTCGAAAgcttaaatgaaaaattgaaaattctGTAACTCTTTACaatgtttatttttgctCAAATTATTCGATAAACCATGAGACACATATAGAATGAAGAATCTGTCGGAGTGTAGGTGAGGGTAGTATATtgacaaaggaagaagaagctatTTATGGAATGTTGATTATGTGAAGGGACGTCTTTGTATATAGTTATGTGGTCTACTATGAGGCTGTCTATTGGTGCTCAAACGAACAACCTTTTCAACATTTtccaagaaaaaaggaaaataatactTTCGAGTTGTGTGTGTGCCCATGCAGCAGAAGGGTGTCGAAATAATGCTGAACGGTGgacatgtgcacatgtacaaatatatatctacAGCTTATATAAGCTTAACTGATATGAGTGAGGGAAGCATTCTCATTCGTGAATTCTCATTTTAACGGATGTAGATGCGCATCAGTAGAAACTTTTGAAGCCTCGCATTTCGTGCCTCCATACAATGCTTTatgtttacattttaaaaaagtggcTCATTTATTCCCCATGTGTGTATAACACATTTTAAGTCAAAGCGGCTCCATAGAGGATGATCATAGGAAATGTCGTATGATAGTAGTGGCATTCTATTAGAAAGAATAATTAGATTATATTAAACTCTATTTGTGTTAACCGAAAAGGGTGCAGTTAATTTGCACAGAAATAATCTGCCATAGAGAATATGCTGTAATGATTgattttttttgattttttttttttttttttggtagaTTAATAAATTGGTTGTTATTAAGATAGATTATGAAGAAGGGATTATTTTAAGCACACCAATGGGTTTGTCACATGGGAAGTCTTAGCATTATAATTTCAAATTACAGAGAAGTAGGAAAACAGGAAGGagcggaaaaaagggaaaaagtaatAATGCGGGCATGCTGCTCATTCGTATATTTCTTATAACTACAAGATTGAGATGGAGCATGACCATTGTAGCTTAAGCTGGATGGGGAGAGAAAACTGCCAGACGCATTTATATTTGTGTGCACAGTGGGGGACATTTTgctattatatttttccccattcccctttagaaataaaatgaggAGCGAAACTCCAAAGTAATAGATTTTTAACTGCTGCATTTCTTTTCTGTTGTGAAATGCCAGCACGGGGATTTGATCTTACCCCACAAAGAGGTTTGTAGGAAGCTTCTGGATGGGATAACAGGTTGTGATATGGTGAAGGTACTATTGGAAAAGGGCAGCTCCGGTTTATATTCTTGGTTTAACTACCATACAGAGGGTAAGGTGAAACATGTAGCAGGAGGAGGCTCATTTTGGAACTAGAACTTTTACTtaaattttatgttttataaAGTATGcgcctttattttgttgaaATGAGGAGAGAAGGGAATGTGCCTTCCCCCGCGGCCGTGACAAAATTgctataataattttatgcTTATTTGGGTTTCTGATTCCATTGCTTAAGCTATAGAATAAGAAGCTGCTTCATTTCTAGGATGGTCTTCTTAATGGCTTTATCGGTGTTATAAGCAACGTGTATTGAATCTTTCACATGATATACTTTAGGGCCAAGAAAAAATCTGGTTTTAAGAAATTAGTTTTAGAGAACGCTTCTAAGGATAGTAGAAATATTTTAGTACGTCAgtgaacagagaaaaaattatttgttctcgcactaaaaattttaattgaATTTTTTGGAGGCCACAATTTTCAtgggagaaatatatatatgttacatCATAAAGATTCGCTAAAATAAGTGAACGACAAAATTAGCGCGCATATATTTGTcagccatttttattttctcatgTTATCCTAATAATGGTTTGCGTAATATTGAAAAGTACAATTTTTCTATAATGGGTGAATTTGAGTGAAGCAGTTTCTCCTGCTATTTTGCtcgttaaattttttctttgtaattccccttatttataatttatttggTTTAGAATTTGGACTACCTTGTAGCACTGTACGAATATGCAAGATGGCGGAGGTAACTTTTAGCGAATGGAATACGAATACTTATCTAGAATCGGGAAAACGTACGAGGAcaagttttaaaaaagaaaataagaacatCTCAAATACAGGGAGAATCATCCGTGATAGAATACACACTTTTACCCTCCTTAAagttcttatatttttacttctaATATGGATAGTACAATATTCCGGCAGGGTAAGCTTATAAGAAAATTGGACGGCACGGTCACCATGCCATTAGGAACATACGTGCGTACAAAAAGCAAACGTGCATGGATGAGAATGTTGATAGGagcatgtgtatgtatattcttCGATCTAGGTACATTTTCACTAGTGTAAAAATtatccttttattttttttatgctgaACTATGACGATACATAGGACACGATCCATGAAATCAGGAATAATGGTGGAATCTCCGAATTTTTAGGCGGCTACAGATTATTAGCAGAGTCCGAAGTAAGCTTCGATGGAATATTCCATTTATATAAggaaaactttttaaataaaatgggaTATACTGATGAAGATGCGGAAAGAATCAGAACAACAGTGAAGTCACATTTAGATCAGGCGAAAAGTATAGACATAGATCGAAGACGCAAGGAAAAATCAGAAGTGTGTGAGGATATTATAAAACAGGGTACGGACAATAGCGTTTCAAAG
This genomic window contains:
- a CDS encoding Pv-fam-h protein, which gives rise to RTTIISYGGTNIIIACGGGAQNVTGGDGYRNVKGLAGQCTRKGVKYAAFLRLPMFVLFIWIEHSSHRTGNHGIVQGTPQRGQVIVHKSTNRLVAEPPMNFDEVYGTFEENVLEKLGYDEEQCQTVKNSVKSYSDKIKWNVANEQSAEESEKGSGGSDNASDKRNRGKGNYKCAGIWGSLIDSVVNYKLTSFTILILALGYFQSRYLLEVMSIVILLNVFWELESLNEKLKILNKMRSETPKAKKKSGFKKLVLENASKDSRNILVQFGLPCSTVRICKMAEVTFSEWNTNTYLESGKRTRTSFKKENKNISNTGRIIRDRIHTFTLLKVLIFLLLIWIVQYSGRDTIHEIRNNGGISEFLGGYRLLAESEVSFDGIFHLYKENFLNKMGYTDEDAERIRTTVKSHLDQAKSIDIDRRRKEKSEVCEDIIKQGTDNSVSKFSNNFRVLSSPYFLAVCSFILFYNGYYRFFLALMGILIFKFVNFFWDLKYICAGMTKNV